In Centropristis striata isolate RG_2023a ecotype Rhode Island chromosome 1, C.striata_1.0, whole genome shotgun sequence, one DNA window encodes the following:
- the cdk2ap2 gene encoding cyclin-dependent kinase 2-associated protein 2 — translation MSYKPIAPAPSGSNHTPPGSSVPSPSLPSSSNFRPAFSDFGPPSMGFVQPVKVSQGSTYSELLSVIEEMSREIRPTYAGSKSAMERLKRGIIHARALVRECLAETERSART, via the exons ATGAGTTACAAACCGATTGCTCCTGCGCCCTCTGGCTCCAACCACACACCTCCAG GCTCCTCTGTGccctctccatccctcccctCGTCATCTAACTTTAGGCCGGCTTTTAGTGACTTTGGCCCACCCTCCATGGGCTTTGTTCAG CCTGTCAAAGTGTCTCAAGGGTCCACCTACAGTGAGCTACTGTCCGTCATCGAGGAGATGAGCCGTGAGATCAGGCCTACATACGCTGGGAGCAAGAGCGCTATGGAGAGGTTAAAGAGAG GTATAATCCATGCCCGTGCACTGGTCAGGGAGTGCCTCGCAGAGACGGAGAGAAGTGCACGCACATAA